The region ACAAAAATGTACATTGCCTCAGGCGACTTTATTTAACGTGCCATAGTATACAAAAGTCTTCTGTCATTCAAAAGGTCAGAAGCTGAGTAGTGATTCTGAGTGTGATACAAGCTGCTATTGTTCAATCTGAcagtctttaaaattaaattatagcaCTGTAAAGAagttatttaagaaaaaatataaaaggaaatgAGCCAGGttctttattcattgtttttctaAAACAAATCTCCTGAGCAGCAGCAACACATGAAACCCAGTAACTGTGGCCAGTGGCAGACAACAGAACTGCAGACAACTGTACAGTTTAATAAAGAGCAGTGAATAGGCAGCTAACCAAGTAaactttgtttattgattataccaATGGTTATGGCAGTCATAAAACTGACTATGAGGAATACACTAATCCACAATGCTAACCTAGATTTGAACACTAAAGACTGCCAACTAGTTGCAACTCCTCTACCAGTGTCTTAGATTGCCAGAGAAAGGAACTTTTCCCCCAATCTGAAAACAATCTGTGGAGTGTTTTATACAATAGATTACCATTGGGTTTTTGATATGAAAACATACTGGAGTTAACGACCCAGACTCCTTGTTTGTTGATGAGATGATATTACCCAACTCTGTAAACCACACAGTATTACCTGTATATAAAACATACATTGTATAGAGAAGAAGAAGCACTGCATGCTTTTCTACTGAATCCTGACCCCATGAGCCTGGGGTTGCATTCCAAGCCTATCAATTGcctgtgtgaagtttccacattcTCTTTAtgtatgcatgtttttatttttctacaggTATTCTAATTTTCCGGCTACATTACAAAAATGCCCAGGTTAGGTAAAATAGTGAAACTGACCCAGTGTAATTACAGGGCTATGCTTGTTGCTTGTGATGGACTGATATGACACATTTTACATTGTTGGTTTCTGCCATATAGTGCTGAGATAGGACCATTGATGCCTGAATTGGACAAAGCAAATATAGAAAATGATTAGTTggatgtgggcggcacggtggcgcagtgggtagcgctgctacctcacagttaggagacccgggtttgcttcctgggtcctccctgcgtggagtttgcatgttctccccatgtctgtgtgggtttcctccgggtactccggtttcctcccacagtccaaagacatgcaggttaggtgcatattctaaattgtcccttgtgcgtgcttggtatgtgggtgtgtgtgtatgcgccctgcggtgggctggcaccctgcccagggtttttttcctgccttgcaccctgtgttggctgggattggctccagcagacccccatgaccttgtagttaggatatagtgggttggataatggatggattagttGGATGCAGAATAAGACCACAAAGAAAATTGTGTACAACACAAATCCTAACATTTATGTGTAATTAAAAGGTTAATTCTACATAATATTTATGTGGTTAAAACCTTTTTCCTACCTCCTTTATACCTACATTATGGAACGAGCAACTATGAAGGTCTACTGTCTACAACTTGGGTTCAGCATTTTCAAAGCCAGCCTATTGATTAGAATTGCCCCGGTCTACTCTGGCTTAGCTGGGCTATTGCTGAACTGAAGTAGCCTGCCGTTTGCATCTTTCTAATCTTCTACTCCATCAGTACATAGATACTGTGTGCCTTCGATGTGCTTCTTTACTCGCTGGCTTTAACGTCGGTAGCTCTTCATCAGTTCCAAATCCAGTTTGTTCACCTCTGTTGTATACACTTAAAACAAACAACCCTGCCTGAAAGGTCACTGGGTTCATTGACTTCATTGTTAAAACATGCAACTCGATCTCCTGTTCAACGCGCAGTGACGCCCCTTTGCTTGTTATATTGATGAAAATACTAACACACTCTGAGCAAACACTGAAAACACTCTGAGACTGAAATGCCAGCCTAAGAATTCTAATTTCTTGTTCCCCTTCGCTATCCCAATGCCAATAGACCGCAGATACCAGGGCTTGTGAGCGCTCCACAGAAAGCCTCTGCGTAGTTGATGACGTCACTAGCGAACAGCGGAAGCGTAGAAGACGGGCAAGTGTGCGCGCAAGTGCAGTCAGTACCGTGAACCTCCTGGAGAGAAGCTTAAGAGACGACAGGGGGTTATTTTTCTGCTGCATTTAAATAACTGAACTTTATTAATGAATATCGAGGTAAACACTCTTGGCGTAGACATTAATGtcgacatgtgcattgcattttgcaTGAAATTGTTTGTTAAGCGTTTGCATATCATATGAATGcaacttaaatatttttaacctGGCTGGCTGACCGGCGCGTGCTTTTAATCGACTACAGTTAGTTAGTTGAAATGTATGTGCAGAAGTGTGCAGTTTGcttgtttaaaatataatacattcGTTCTTGAAGAAagcatttatattttgacacaatGTTTAAAGCTCACTACGCTGCGAGTGTCAGACATTAAATGCTATATACAGTGTGTTGTGTATACTACAAATACAGTGTACTGTAATGCTTTTTTTACACACAAAGGTCCAGAGTTGAATTACTGAAAATTCCTCTATTTTTTGATGCAGGTTTCAGTACTGTATTTTGCCAAAAGTGCAGATTTGGCAGGCGTGAGGTCAGAGACCATTTCAGTTCCTCGTGAAATAAAATCATTGCAGCTTTGGGAAGAATTGGTCACCAGACATCCCAGGCAAGTCCTCCAAATATTAAATGATcaatttgtttaaactgaaaatggtTGTACTACAAAGCATATTAACTGGATTGTTTCTTTGTAGCAATCAGGTATTTATGTCGTTTTATTGTTCGTATTTCTGCTTTCACACTCTGTTGAAGGTAGTACAGTAATGATAAATAGTTTTAATGACAACTGTGCTTTCAGTTTGTACTGTACTTGGCTTTGTCCCTGAATGATGTCTTTACAACAAACCACCGGAGAAAAGAGGAAATGATGCCTCAGTGAACCTGAACTACAGGTATTGCTGAGGTAAATGTAGACtgcaaaacattatttttgctgGTCTCTCTGTGGGAGTcaccaataaaagaaaaaaccatGAGTGGGAACAAGTAACCTCTGCTAATTGAAGAGAGgcgaaaaaatataattttgccaAGTAATTGTCAATGTTGCGCTACATATGAGCCtctttgtaatgaattattattattattattatattccagTTAGAACAAACATCCAAATCTCTTTGAATTGCTTTGCATTGATGTCCTGTAGGGCAGAGTCAGAGACACCTGTGTTGTCATCTTGGCATATCTCAGGTGGCATTAGCAGTCACATGTTTTTGTGGTATGATGTGCAGTATGCACGAGCCATCCAGAGATGACAAACCTTTTGGGGGCTGTACAGCAATGTGACTGGCTACGAAAGGAGCAAGTTTTCAGTGATTGCTATGGTTATCAAGTCAAGTAGCTTTAATCGTTATTTCAAATATATAGTTAGTACAGTACATAGTGAAATGATGGTGCTACATAGAACGGAGGACTACAGAAAAAAACTATGCATTACAATGTAAAGTGTCTGTGTGCAATCATGTGCAGATATTGCAGGACAGTACAAAGTCAAGGCAGTAATACAAACGAAAACAGTGCAGGTTGAGCCAAAAATGTGACAATATCTTAATACAAGGAACATATGTAAACATGACACTGCACTGGAAGTAGGCAGAGGttaacagtataaaaataaatataataataaatttaaagacactagccatgtgtgcccaactacgttgcgcgtgttaaagttgtctgtgaagggctccctgtttaaacgcggctgccagtcatgaactgggcccttcgttgcatagcattatgattttttataagggaaacaaaattacaaaacaaaacccttggacattgattcgataggaacggcctactcggaatcactgtccgaatagtaattatgtggtggtggaggagcatttctgcatctctccgttcacagtccgtc is a window of Erpetoichthys calabaricus chromosome 7, fErpCal1.3, whole genome shotgun sequence DNA encoding:
- the LOC114654816 gene encoding molybdopterin synthase sulfur carrier subunit, with protein sequence MNIEVSVLYFAKSADLAGVRSETISVPREIKSLQLWEELVTRHPRLAAILDQVVLAVRQEYVTLGDQLLFLQPGDEVAVIPPISGG